A window of Chitinophaga sp. MM2321 contains these coding sequences:
- a CDS encoding SusC/RagA family TonB-linked outer membrane protein has translation MKYLYFLLQRGICLFAAFLLSVLTIQAQNVLFKNKDTTANNADSALFANIVVTARDSAGFIPNNELFLRRAVSGAYSSLDIDEVKKLPYVSIDQMLIGRVTGVDVRTPTAEPGKRNSVFIRGTSSLLLKNSDLFYAQPIYVVDGVPLIQEHAFAYDIQRFDFNRMGTETNLLTSLDINDIESIEVLKDFGASARYGPNAANGIINITTKGARVGKMRVSVNAYAGLSLKPSVDVVNGKYESDFRLPFYEKYANETQWRNFPRYLADSSQPRYFGPANWDDLFYRNGLSEGIQASVSGGTPFANFRFSLGQSGQQGVADKTGLQRYDVNFGINIVPVRNLVFSTFIGVATVKRKRNEFIRDRAGDEDYLFNYDAPLSPNKAYLQQYYTDLENTLNRNKNNSARIIANAQYSFGSHWSWNTRFAIDYGQNFRDYFVPTALSEGNSYVSNYDGLNKRLVLDNSLRYENTFSDKHHLEITLGQYGQWDKWRYDYGRAYKGKSDYVKIYEPANIDNHQQQFGNLRLMFNAKDYTQSNLASFYANVGYNYAQKYFVSLYVRRDGTSYLPTENRWLISPTLAASWKISQEDFLKESSWISNLNLRASYGRVGRLAMDELYKGGPVYNVDAGWNGVPNMSTYNGFPAINAAYGTGYIAPGTSWAYVEQLNGGLDIALFHDRVRASLDVYAKTDRNLILKIPTLEEEGYTGIVKSGMAIRNYGYELAIDADVVQGKKFQWSTGISVYTNQNKLIALPDGIKDLVIDNRRFLVGKPVDRYWLLLNEGIYNSDDEVPVNPATGKKMSYQGVTLQKGDPKWTDLDKNYDINDKDRVMKGRLSPAAMGGFSNSFHYGNLDLTVLLNYSFGRKVINEVLANRFDFVNREGIDDPKAIKEITWWSKVEGDYNKVPQYNPWSAVYAYQPDQTLFLEDASYVKLRALTIAYNLHSAWMKKSGVDNLRIYATGNNLLTWTRYKGGDPEAVSYTGYDEGYYNWAAPRTFTLGFNFQF, from the coding sequence ATGAAATACCTTTACTTTTTATTACAGCGGGGCATATGTTTGTTTGCAGCTTTCCTGCTGTCGGTCCTTACAATACAGGCGCAGAATGTATTGTTTAAGAATAAGGACACTACTGCAAATAATGCTGATTCCGCATTGTTTGCCAACATAGTAGTAACCGCCCGCGATTCAGCAGGCTTTATCCCCAACAATGAGTTGTTTCTGCGACGGGCCGTCAGTGGCGCCTACTCATCGCTTGATATTGATGAAGTAAAGAAGCTGCCTTATGTCAGCATTGATCAGATGCTGATAGGCCGTGTAACGGGGGTGGATGTACGAACACCGACGGCGGAACCGGGAAAACGCAACAGCGTATTTATCAGAGGTACTTCCTCACTGCTCCTCAAAAACAGTGACCTCTTTTATGCACAACCCATTTATGTAGTGGATGGTGTGCCACTCATCCAGGAGCATGCTTTTGCATATGATATCCAGCGGTTTGATTTTAACAGGATGGGTACAGAAACAAACCTGCTCACTTCCCTTGATATCAATGATATTGAAAGTATTGAGGTGCTCAAGGATTTTGGCGCCAGCGCCAGATACGGTCCCAATGCGGCTAACGGCATTATTAATATTACCACGAAAGGCGCGCGCGTAGGTAAGATGCGCGTGTCTGTAAATGCCTATGCCGGCCTATCGCTGAAGCCTTCCGTAGATGTGGTAAACGGAAAATATGAAAGTGATTTCAGGTTGCCTTTTTATGAAAAGTATGCGAATGAAACGCAGTGGCGCAACTTCCCGCGTTATCTGGCGGATTCTTCCCAACCCCGCTATTTCGGGCCGGCTAACTGGGACGACCTGTTTTACCGCAATGGTTTAAGTGAGGGTATCCAGGCCTCCGTGAGCGGCGGTACACCTTTTGCCAATTTCCGCTTTAGCCTGGGACAATCCGGTCAACAGGGAGTGGCCGATAAAACCGGTTTGCAACGGTATGATGTAAACTTCGGTATTAACATTGTACCGGTACGTAACCTGGTATTCAGCACTTTTATCGGTGTTGCTACTGTGAAGCGTAAAAGAAATGAATTTATAAGAGACAGAGCGGGTGATGAAGATTATCTCTTTAATTATGATGCACCGTTATCTCCCAACAAAGCATACCTGCAACAATATTATACTGACCTTGAAAATACGCTCAACAGGAATAAGAACAATTCTGCGCGCATTATTGCCAATGCACAATATAGTTTTGGCTCCCACTGGTCGTGGAATACACGCTTTGCCATTGATTACGGGCAGAATTTCCGCGACTACTTTGTACCCACTGCACTAAGTGAAGGGAATAGCTATGTTTCGAACTACGATGGTCTGAATAAGCGCCTGGTACTGGATAATTCACTCCGATATGAAAACACCTTTTCCGATAAACATCATCTGGAGATTACATTAGGGCAATATGGTCAATGGGATAAATGGCGCTATGATTATGGCAGGGCCTACAAAGGCAAGAGTGATTATGTAAAGATCTATGAACCCGCGAATATTGATAATCACCAGCAGCAGTTTGGTAACCTGCGGCTGATGTTTAACGCGAAAGACTATACGCAGTCTAATCTCGCTTCTTTTTATGCCAATGTTGGCTATAACTATGCACAGAAATATTTTGTAAGCCTGTATGTAAGAAGGGATGGCACTTCTTACCTGCCTACTGAAAACCGCTGGCTCATCTCACCTACCCTGGCGGCATCCTGGAAAATATCGCAGGAAGATTTCCTGAAAGAATCGTCCTGGATCAGTAACCTGAACCTGCGCGCCAGTTATGGCCGTGTAGGCCGCCTCGCAATGGATGAACTCTATAAAGGAGGCCCTGTTTATAATGTGGATGCCGGATGGAATGGTGTGCCGAATATGTCTACTTACAACGGCTTCCCTGCTATCAATGCGGCCTATGGTACCGGCTATATAGCGCCCGGCACTTCCTGGGCATATGTGGAACAACTAAACGGCGGCCTGGACATTGCCCTGTTTCATGACCGTGTACGGGCGTCGCTGGATGTATATGCCAAAACAGACCGTAACCTGATCCTGAAAATACCCACACTGGAAGAAGAAGGCTATACCGGCATCGTAAAAAGCGGCATGGCTATACGTAATTACGGTTATGAATTAGCTATAGATGCTGATGTGGTGCAAGGCAAAAAATTTCAATGGTCCACCGGCATAAGCGTATATACCAACCAGAATAAATTAATCGCCCTGCCGGATGGAATAAAAGACCTGGTGATTGATAACCGCCGCTTCCTGGTGGGTAAGCCGGTAGACCGGTATTGGTTATTGCTCAATGAAGGGATTTATAATTCAGATGATGAGGTGCCGGTAAATCCTGCTACCGGTAAGAAGATGTCTTACCAGGGCGTAACACTACAGAAAGGCGATCCCAAATGGACAGATCTGGATAAAAATTATGACATCAACGATAAAGACCGTGTGATGAAAGGCCGGCTGTCACCCGCTGCTATGGGTGGTTTCAGCAATAGCTTCCATTATGGGAACCTGGACCTGACGGTGTTGCTGAACTATTCTTTCGGCCGCAAAGTGATCAACGAAGTACTGGCCAACCGTTTTGATTTTGTAAACAGGGAAGGTATTGATGATCCGAAAGCGATCAAGGAAATTACCTGGTGGTCGAAAGTAGAAGGCGACTACAATAAAGTACCGCAATACAATCCCTGGAGTGCTGTGTATGCCTATCAGCCGGATCAGACGCTGTTCCTCGAAGATGCCTCTTATGTAAAGCTGCGCGCATTAACCATCGCGTATAACCTGCATTCTGCCTGGATGAAAAAATCCGGTGTGGACAACCTGCGGATTTATGCCACCGGTAATAACCTGCTCACCTGGACCAGGTACAAAGGCGGTGACCCCGAAGCAGTGAGTTATACCGGGTATGATGAAGGGTATTACAACTGGGCGGCTCCGCGTACGTTCACCCTGGGTTTCAATTTTCAATTCTGA
- a CDS encoding PepSY-like domain-containing protein, whose protein sequence is MKKYLLLTAIFAGIATAGFSQVKVPATARTAFEKAFPGATNVKWGKEGATAYEANFVQHHKHMSAVYDHNGVLQETEETIAIAALPAGVTAYVKEHYKGAPVKEAAKITKADGVVNYEAEVNKKDVMFDAQGKFLKEVIEN, encoded by the coding sequence ATGAAAAAGTATCTTTTGCTGACGGCTATTTTTGCCGGTATTGCTACTGCCGGCTTTTCGCAGGTAAAAGTACCTGCTACCGCCAGAACCGCTTTTGAAAAAGCGTTTCCGGGCGCTACCAACGTGAAATGGGGAAAAGAGGGCGCTACTGCGTATGAAGCCAACTTTGTGCAACATCACAAGCACATGTCTGCTGTATACGATCATAACGGCGTCTTACAGGAAACGGAAGAAACCATTGCAATTGCTGCGTTGCCCGCGGGTGTTACCGCCTATGTAAAGGAGCATTACAAAGGAGCGCCCGTTAAGGAAGCTGCAAAAATTACCAAAGCGGATGGTGTGGTAAATTATGAAGCGGAAGTAAATAAAAAGGATGTAATGTTTGATGCGCAGGGGAAATTTTTAAAAGAAGTAATAGAGAACTAA
- a CDS encoding putative DNA-binding domain-containing protein: MNLLPDTHHIQQTFSAYCRNGKKVNLPGVAPDRLQHYRRMIFNMIGDTMENAFPIAYKNIPARKWQKMVKTFFAQHACQSYQMWKLPLEFYTYAVENNWAETYEIPYLNDLLSFEWAEMEVYNMEDIPAPPFKLTGNWLETPLVLNPEHRLLAFQYPVHLVAKAKTLSVSGGAYFVLLYRDAETGHVQFTDVSPWLAFVIEQLAMGITVKDILDYAPQLNITDTGTLEEDTLEFLRYMQEQHFVLGFPV, translated from the coding sequence ATGAACTTGTTGCCTGACACCCATCATATACAGCAAACTTTTTCTGCCTATTGCCGCAACGGCAAAAAAGTGAACCTGCCCGGCGTAGCGCCGGATAGGCTGCAACATTATCGCCGTATGATCTTTAATATGATCGGCGATACCATGGAAAATGCATTTCCTATTGCTTATAAAAACATTCCTGCCCGCAAGTGGCAAAAAATGGTAAAAACATTTTTTGCACAACATGCCTGCCAGTCATACCAGATGTGGAAATTGCCGCTGGAGTTTTACACCTATGCAGTAGAAAATAACTGGGCAGAAACCTATGAGATCCCATATCTGAATGATCTGCTCAGTTTTGAGTGGGCGGAAATGGAAGTATACAATATGGAAGATATACCGGCTCCTCCTTTTAAATTAACGGGGAACTGGCTGGAAACGCCGTTGGTGCTAAATCCTGAGCATCGGTTGCTGGCTTTCCAATACCCGGTACACCTGGTAGCGAAAGCGAAAACGTTATCGGTATCCGGCGGCGCTTATTTTGTGTTGCTGTACCGTGATGCAGAAACCGGTCATGTACAGTTTACCGATGTATCGCCCTGGCTGGCCTTTGTAATTGAACAACTGGCAATGGGTATAACGGTGAAGGATATACTGGATTATGCCCCGCAGCTCAATATAACGGATACGGGCACACTGGAAGAAGATACGCTGGAATTTTTGCGGTACATGCAGGAACAGCATTTTGTACTGGGCTTTCCGGTTTAG